The region CCGGCCCAGCACGCCGTCGTCCACCGCCACGTGCACCACCCGGCCGAACACCACCGTGGAGGTGCCGAACCCCACCGTCGAGTGCAGCGTGCACTCCAGCGCCACCGGGGAGGCCGCGACCCGGGGCGGGCGCACGGCCGCGCTCTCCTCGCGCGTGATCCCCAGCGCCTCGAACTCGTCCACCTCGGGCGGGTAGGCGGTCCCGGAGGCGTTCACCTCCTTCCACAGCGGCTCGGAGGCCAGGTTCACCACGAACTCGCCGGTGGCCTCCGCGTTGCGCAGGGAGTCCTTGCGGCCGGTGGAGGTGAACTGCACGATCGCCGGATCGGCGCAGGCGATGGTGAAGAAGGAGTGCGGCGCGAGGTTGTCCACGCCGTCGGCGGAGGTGGTGGAGACCCAGGCGATCGGCCGCGGGACCACCACCGCGGTGATCATCCGGTAGAAGGCCCGGCCGGGCAGGTCCTGGGGAGTCCATTCGGTACGCATCACCACCGATTATCCACAGGGGGAGGCCGCCCCGTGAGGGCGGCGGGGCCAGGGGGCATACCGGGGTCATGGAACTGGTCTCAGCAGACGACATCCGCGCCGCGGCCGCCCGCCTCCAGGGCTCGGTCGTGCGCACCCCCCTGACCGCCGGACCCGCCCAGGGGCCGCCGTTCCTCGTCAAACCCGAGAGCCTCCAGCCCACCGGGGCCTTCAAGCTGCGCGGCGCCACCAACGCCGTCGCCCTGCTCACCCCCGCCCAGCGCGCCCGCGGCGTCATCACCCACTCCTCCGGCAACCACGGCCAGGCCCTGGCCTACGCCGCCGCCCGGCTGGGCGTCCCCTGCACGGTGGTCGTCCCCGACAACGCTCCCGAGGTCAAGGTGGAGCGGATGCGGGACCGCGGGGCCCGGGTGGTCCTCGTCCCACCGGAGCGGCGGGCCGAGGTCGCCGAGGAGACGGCGCGCGCCGAGCTGCTGGCGCTGGTCCCGCCGTTCGACGACCCGGCCGTCATCGCCGGCCAGGGCACGGTGGGCCTGGAGATCCTGGAGCAGTCGCCGGAGGTGACCACGATCGTCGTCCCGGTCGGCGGGGGCGGGCTGGCCTCGGGGGTGGCCACGGCGGCGCGGACCGTCCACCCGCGCCGGATACGGGTCGTCGGGGTCGAGCCCGAGCTGGCCGCCGACGCCGCCGAGAGCCTGGAGCGGGGCCTGCGGGTCCCCTGGGAGCCCGCGCGCACCCACCGCACCATGGCCGACGGGGTGCGGGTGTGCCTGTCCGACCTCACCTTCGAGCACCTGCGCCGGCGGCTGGACGCGATCGTCACCGTCACCGAGGACGAGATCGCCCGCGCGGTCGCGCACCTGGCCCTGGGGGCGCGGGTGGTGGCCGAGCCCAGCGGGGCGCTGGCCGCGGCGGCGGTCCTGGCCGGCCGGGTGGCCGTGGAGCCGGGCAGACCGGAGGCCACGGTCGCGGTGGTCTCCGGCGGCAACGTCGACCCGGACCTGTTCGCCCGGATCATCGCCGAGCACCGCTGATCCGGGAGGGGGCCGGAACGCGGGCGAAAGGAGGGAGGGGGCGCCGAAGCCGCGAGATCCCGGCGGTGCGGCCGGCCCCAGGAGACCGGCACGGGAGGCTCCACGGTGCGCGAAGCCCGGGGCGGGGGACTCTCAGGGGGCCGCGGTGCCGGAGCGCTGCCGGTCGGCGGCCTCGCGGCGGGCCCGCTCCTCGCGGTCCTCGCGGCGGCGCAGCGCCATGTCACCGAGGGCGGCCGCGCCGAAGGCCAGGGCGATCCCGGTGATCAGCAGCAGGGTCCACAGGGCGGTGCCGAAGGAGTCGGGGTCGGTCAACGGGGCCTCCAGGGGGTGCGGAACGCCGACCCCACAACCGTAATAGGCGTTAACTTCCGAACCCAGTGTTCGCGGGGGTGAACTGTGCCATACCGCACACACGAAGGGCCGGGGCCGCGCGGCCCCGGCCCCCGCGGACGGCGACTAGAGGATGGACCCCGGCGTGTACGCCGCGGCCTCCGGGTGCAGCGCCGCGAGCGCGTCGATCCGCTCCACCACGGCGCCGACCTGGTCGGCCGCCGCGCCCGTGAACGTGATCCGGTCCGCGAGCAGCGCGTCCAGGGCCGCCCGGTCCAGCGGGAACCGCTCGTCCCCGCCCAACCGCTCCAGCAGCCGGTTGCCCGTGCCCTCACGGCGCATCGCCAGCGCCGAGCCCACGGCGTGCTCCTTGATCAGCTCGTGCGCCGTCTCCCGGCCCACGCCCTCGCGCACCGCGGCCATCAGCATCTTGGTGGTCGCCAGGAACGGCAGGTACCGGTCCAGCTCCGCCGAGATCACCGCGGGGAAGGCGCCGAACTCGTCCAGCACCGTCAGCATCGTCTCGACCAGGCCGTCGAAGGCGAAGAACGCGTCCGGCAGCGCCACCCGGCGCACCACCGAGCACGACACGTCGCCCTCGTTCCACTGGTCGCCGGCCAGCTCGCCGGCCATCGACGCGTACCCGCGCAGGACCACCGTCAGGCCGTTGACCCGCTCGCAGGAGCGCGTGTTCATCTTGTGCGGCATCGCGGAGGAGCCCACCTGGCCCTCGGCGAAGCCCTCGGTGACCAGCTCGTGCCCGGCCATCAGCCGGATCGTCTTGGCCAGCGACGACGGGCCCGCCGCCAGCTGCACCAGCGCCGTCAGCACGTCGAAGTCCAGCGACCGCGGGTACACCTGGCCCACGCTCGTGAACCGGTGGGCGAACCCCAGGTGGGCGGCCACCTCGTCCTCCAGCTGCGCCAGCGCGGCCCGGTCCCCGCCCAGCAGGTCCAGCATGTCCTGGGCGGTGCCCACCGGGCCCTTGATGCCGCGCAGCGGGTAGCGGCCGATCAGGTCCTCCAGCCGCCCGAGCGCCACGAGCACCTCGTCGGCGATCGACGCGAACCGCTTGCCCAGCGTGGTGGCCTGCGCCGCCACGTTGTGCGACCGCCCGGCCATCACCGTCGTCCCGTACTCGGCGGACAGGCGGCCCAGGCGCGCCAGCAGCGCCACCGTGCGGTCGCGCACGAGCAGCAGGCTGTCGCGGATCTGCAGCTGCTCGACGTTCTCGGTGAGGTCGCGCGAGGTCATGCCCTTGTGCACGTGCTCGTGCCCGGCCAGGGCGTTGAACTCCTCGATCCGCGCCTTGACGTCGTGGCGGGTGACCCGCTCACGGGCGGCGATGGACTCCAGGTCCACCTGCTCCAGGACCTTCTCGTAGTCGGCCACCACGCCGTCGGGGACGTCCACGCCCAGGCGCGCCTGCGCCCGCAGGACGGCCAGCCACAGCCGCCGCTCGGCGACCACCTTGTACTCCGGGGACCACAGCCGGGTCAGCTCGGCCGAGGCGTACCGGGCGGCCAGGACATCGGGGATAACGGGTTTCGCGCTCACGTTCGTCCACCCTACCGTCCTGAGCAGGCACGCCCGCGACCAGGCGAGGCCTTGCGGCCCGCGCCGCGGGGGCGGCCGGGGTAGGGGCGGCACTACCCCCGACCCGGTGGCCCGGCGGATTCCCCGGGCGCCCCCCGGCTTCCTACCGTGGAGGCATGACCACAGGCACCGTACGGCAGCGCACCCCGGGCGCACCCGCCGACCTCCTCCGGGCGATGGCCCGACCGGGCTTCCCCGTCTCCCGATGGTCGCTGAGGGCGATCACCTACACCGCCACCACCATGGTGATCGGGATCGCCGCCATGGCCGTCGCCTTCCCCTTGTACGGGCCCTGGCTGGTCGTGGTCATCGCCCTGTTCGACGCGCCCCCGGGCCCCGGGGACCGGGCGTTCCTGCTGGTCTCGGGGACCCTGAGCGGCCTGGCCACGGTCGCGTTCTTCGGGCCGCTGGTCGGGATCCCGCTGGGGGCGGTGGAGCGCCGCCGACTGCGCCTGGTCTCGCCCGGCCTCGCCGACAGCGGCCACCGCGTCCCCCCGCCCGGGCTGTGGGGCTGGATCAAGACCCGCTACACCGAGGCCGCCACCTGGCGCGAGGTCGCCTACCTCTTCCTGCTCATGGTCATCGCCTTCTCGCTCTTCACGGTGATGGGCATGCTGCTGATCTTCGCCGTCGTCCTGCTGGCGGGACCGGTCCTGGTCGGGGACGCCCCCGGCTCCGAGGTGAGCCTGGGCTTCGTCACCGCCACCACCGTCGAGGAGGCGCTGCCGCTGACCCTGCTCTCCCCGGTCGCCCTCCTGGCCGCCGTCTACCTGAGCGGCGTCACCTCCTACGGCCACGGGGTCCTGGCCCGCGCCCTGCTGGTCGGCCCGCCCAAGGAGGAGCTGCGCGCCGAGCTCACCGAGGTCACCCACTCCCGGGCCCGCCTCGTCGACGCCTTCGAGTACGAGCGCCGCCGCATCGAACGCGACCTGCACGACGGGGCGCAGCAGCGCCTGGTGGCCCTGAACATGGACCTGGGCATGGCCCGGCTGGACGTCGAGGAGGGCTCGGAGGCCGACCGCCGCCTGGCCGCCGCCCAGCGCAAGGCCGACGAGCTCATCACCGAGCTGCGCGAACTCGTCCGCGGCATCCACCCGCGCGTCCTCACCGACCGCGGCCTGCCCGCCGCCCTGGCCGAACTCGCCGACCACTCGCCCGTCCCGGTCACCGTCCAGGCGGAGCTGCCCCGCCGACTCCCCTCCCACGTGGAGGGCACCGCCTACTTCGTGGTCGCCGAGGCGCTCACCAACGTCTACAAGCACACCGAGGCCAACGCCGCCACCGTGCACGCCTCCCTGGTCCCCGCCGCCCACGGCGACGCCCTGGTGGTGGAGGTCACCGACTACGGGCCCGGCGGCGCCGACCCGGCGCGCGGCAGCGGCCTGACCGGGATGCGCGACCGGGTCGCGGTCATGGGCGGCACAATGGACCTGACCAGCCCCCAGGGGGGTCCGACCCGCATCCGAGTGGAGCTGCCGTGCACGATCGACCGGACGGATCCGAGGTGACGCCCGTCCCCACCGTGCTCGCCGAGGACGGCGTGCTGCTGCGGGAGGGCCTGGTGGGCGTGCTGGAGCGCTTCGGGTTCCCCGTGGTGGCCGCCGTCGGCGACGGTGACGCCCTGCTCAGGGCCGTGGACGAGCACCGCCCCGGACTGGTCGTCACCGACATCCGCATGCCCCCGGACTTCACCGACGAGGGGCTGCGCGCCGCCGTCGAGCTGCGCCGCCGCCACTCCGATCTGGCGGTGGTGGCGCTCAGCCAGTACGTCGAGCTCAGCTATGCCTCCGACCTGCTCGACTCCGGGGCGGGGCGCGGCGTGGGCTACCTGCTCAAACAGCGGGTGGGCGACGTGCGCGAGTTCGCGACGGTGCTGCGCCGCGTGGTGGAGGGCGCGACCTTCGTCGACCCCGAGGTGGTCCGCCAGCTGCTGCGCCGCCGCTCCGACCCGCTGGAGCGCCTCACCCCGCGCGAGCGCGAGGTGCTGGCGCTGATGGCCGAGGGCCACTCCAACGGGGCGATCGCCCGCCGCCTGGTGGTCAGCGACGCCGCCGTCGGCAAGCACGTCGGCAACATCCTCGCCAAGCTCGACCTGCCGCCCGACGAGGACGTGCACCGCCGCGTCCAGGCCGTGCTGGCCTACCTGCGCGGCAACTGAACGGCCGCCGGGCGGGCCCACGGCTCCGCGGTCGGGCGGCCCGCGTCCGCGGGTGCGGTGCGGGTCCGCCCCGCGGGGCGGACCCGCGACCGGGTCAGTCGTTCCCGGTCCAGTCGATCGCCATGACGGTCTCGTCGCCGACCACCCAGGCGTCGTGGCCGGGCGGGATGTACGCGAGCCGGCCGGTGGAGGCCTCGGCCTCGGTGCCGTCCTCCATGCGCACCCGCAGGGTGCCGGACAGGACCAGGAGGCTGTGGGCGAGCATGCACAGGTCCGTGCCCGCCTCCTCGCGCCGGTGCTCCGACCAGCGCCATCCCGGCTCGAACGTGAGGCGGGTGACGTTGTGCCCGCCCAGCCGCACGATCTCCGCGTGCCCGTGGTCGAACGCCTGGCGCTCGTCGGGGGACTCGAAGCCGGCCGTCTCGATCCGGTCGTGCGCCTCCTCGTCCCACGCCTGCACGGTGGTCTGGTGGGCGATGGCGCCGTCGCTCAGGTCCAGCATGGTGTTGCTCATGACCATGCCGCCGTCGGGGTAGACGCACCGCTCGGTGTAGGCGACGTGGTCCCCGTCCACGGCCACCGTGAGGACCTCGTGCGTCATCTCCCGGCCGCACAGCTCGCGCACGACCGGCTCGATGGCCTCCTTGCCGTGCAGGACCGCGGGGGACCCCGGCGGCGTCCGCTTGTCGAACATCTCCAGGTCGGCGTCGTCCCGGAACATCGCGATCATGGTGTCGGCGTCCGTCTCCTCGATGGCGCGGCGGTAGGCCTCGACGTCGAAGCGGGCGTCGTTCTGGGTGGACATGTCTCACTCCACATGGAACGGAGGGAAGGTGAGGGGCGCGGCCGAGGGGCGGGCCCGGGGCGTCCCACTGCCAGGTTGCGCCCGGCCCCCTCCCCGCGCGTGCCAAGAATCGGTGCTTTCTCGACAAGGGCCGCGGGGGCCGGGCCGCCGAGGGGGCCCGCGGGGCCGGACGTATCGTGGTCCCACAGGCGGCCCCGGGCCCCGGCCCAGAACGCGAAGCCCCCGCGCAGCCCTGGAGGAGAGCCGATGAGACCGACCGTCGCCGCACCCGAGAGCGTCACCTGGGCGGTCCACCTGGACCGCGCCATGTGGGTGGCGGGGGTGCGCGCCCTCATGCTCCAGGCCCTGCACCCGGTGGCGATGCAGGGCGTGTGGCAGCGCTCGGACTTCCGCAGCGACCCCACGGGGCGGCTGCTGCGCACCGCCCACTTCGTCGCCGTCACCACCTACGGCTCCC is a window of Nocardiopsis changdeensis DNA encoding:
- a CDS encoding flavin reductase family protein: MRTEWTPQDLPGRAFYRMITAVVVPRPIAWVSTTSADGVDNLAPHSFFTIACADPAIVQFTSTGRKDSLRNAEATGEFVVNLASEPLWKEVNASGTAYPPEVDEFEALGITREESAAVRPPRVAASPVALECTLHSTVGFGTSTVVFGRVVHVAVDDGVLGRDGLPEVERLRPLARLGRNEWSTLGEVRAVDRLPYTP
- a CDS encoding threonine ammonia-lyase, whose protein sequence is MELVSADDIRAAAARLQGSVVRTPLTAGPAQGPPFLVKPESLQPTGAFKLRGATNAVALLTPAQRARGVITHSSGNHGQALAYAAARLGVPCTVVVPDNAPEVKVERMRDRGARVVLVPPERRAEVAEETARAELLALVPPFDDPAVIAGQGTVGLEILEQSPEVTTIVVPVGGGGLASGVATAARTVHPRRIRVVGVEPELAADAAESLERGLRVPWEPARTHRTMADGVRVCLSDLTFEHLRRRLDAIVTVTEDEIARAVAHLALGARVVAEPSGALAAAAVLAGRVAVEPGRPEATVAVVSGGNVDPDLFARIIAEHR
- a CDS encoding histidine kinase, whose translation is MTDPDSFGTALWTLLLITGIALAFGAAALGDMALRRREDREERARREAADRQRSGTAAP
- the purB gene encoding adenylosuccinate lyase: MSAKPVIPDVLAARYASAELTRLWSPEYKVVAERRLWLAVLRAQARLGVDVPDGVVADYEKVLEQVDLESIAARERVTRHDVKARIEEFNALAGHEHVHKGMTSRDLTENVEQLQIRDSLLLVRDRTVALLARLGRLSAEYGTTVMAGRSHNVAAQATTLGKRFASIADEVLVALGRLEDLIGRYPLRGIKGPVGTAQDMLDLLGGDRAALAQLEDEVAAHLGFAHRFTSVGQVYPRSLDFDVLTALVQLAAGPSSLAKTIRLMAGHELVTEGFAEGQVGSSAMPHKMNTRSCERVNGLTVVLRGYASMAGELAGDQWNEGDVSCSVVRRVALPDAFFAFDGLVETMLTVLDEFGAFPAVISAELDRYLPFLATTKMLMAAVREGVGRETAHELIKEHAVGSALAMRREGTGNRLLERLGGDERFPLDRAALDALLADRITFTGAAADQVGAVVERIDALAALHPEAAAYTPGSIL
- a CDS encoding sensor histidine kinase, with translation MTTGTVRQRTPGAPADLLRAMARPGFPVSRWSLRAITYTATTMVIGIAAMAVAFPLYGPWLVVVIALFDAPPGPGDRAFLLVSGTLSGLATVAFFGPLVGIPLGAVERRRLRLVSPGLADSGHRVPPPGLWGWIKTRYTEAATWREVAYLFLLMVIAFSLFTVMGMLLIFAVVLLAGPVLVGDAPGSEVSLGFVTATTVEEALPLTLLSPVALLAAVYLSGVTSYGHGVLARALLVGPPKEELRAELTEVTHSRARLVDAFEYERRRIERDLHDGAQQRLVALNMDLGMARLDVEEGSEADRRLAAAQRKADELITELRELVRGIHPRVLTDRGLPAALAELADHSPVPVTVQAELPRRLPSHVEGTAYFVVAEALTNVYKHTEANAATVHASLVPAAHGDALVVEVTDYGPGGADPARGSGLTGMRDRVAVMGGTMDLTSPQGGPTRIRVELPCTIDRTDPR
- a CDS encoding response regulator yields the protein MHDRPDGSEVTPVPTVLAEDGVLLREGLVGVLERFGFPVVAAVGDGDALLRAVDEHRPGLVVTDIRMPPDFTDEGLRAAVELRRRHSDLAVVALSQYVELSYASDLLDSGAGRGVGYLLKQRVGDVREFATVLRRVVEGATFVDPEVVRQLLRRRSDPLERLTPREREVLALMAEGHSNGAIARRLVVSDAAVGKHVGNILAKLDLPPDEDVHRRVQAVLAYLRGN
- a CDS encoding nuclear transport factor 2 family protein, producing MSTQNDARFDVEAYRRAIEETDADTMIAMFRDDADLEMFDKRTPPGSPAVLHGKEAIEPVVRELCGREMTHEVLTVAVDGDHVAYTERCVYPDGGMVMSNTMLDLSDGAIAHQTTVQAWDEEAHDRIETAGFESPDERQAFDHGHAEIVRLGGHNVTRLTFEPGWRWSEHRREEAGTDLCMLAHSLLVLSGTLRVRMEDGTEAEASTGRLAYIPPGHDAWVVGDETVMAIDWTGND